A window of Pseudomonas mucidolens contains these coding sequences:
- the lipB gene encoding lipoyl(octanoyl) transferase LipB, translating into MPEVLGFRELGRMAYEPVWHAMQRFTNERGSSAADEIWLVEHPPVFTQGQAGKAEHVLLPGDIPVVQVDRGGQVTYHGPGQLVVYLLLDVRKLGFGVRELVSRMETCLIELLASYGVTAVAKPDAPGVYVNGAKIASLGLRIRHGCSFHGLALNVDMDLAPFQRINPCGYTGLAMTQLRDHAVPIEFAEVSARLRAQLVKHLDYAEQTTLTGGID; encoded by the coding sequence ATGCCTGAAGTCCTGGGCTTTCGCGAGCTCGGCCGGATGGCTTACGAGCCTGTCTGGCATGCCATGCAGCGTTTCACCAACGAACGCGGCAGTTCAGCTGCCGATGAAATCTGGCTGGTGGAACACCCGCCGGTATTCACCCAAGGCCAGGCCGGCAAGGCCGAACACGTGCTGTTGCCGGGAGATATTCCGGTGGTGCAGGTCGACCGAGGTGGCCAAGTGACTTACCATGGGCCCGGGCAACTGGTTGTGTATCTGCTACTGGACGTGCGCAAGCTGGGATTTGGCGTGCGCGAACTGGTCAGTCGCATGGAAACCTGCCTGATCGAGCTGTTGGCCAGTTATGGCGTGACGGCCGTAGCCAAGCCCGACGCGCCAGGCGTCTACGTCAATGGCGCGAAAATCGCCTCCCTGGGGCTGCGGATCCGGCATGGCTGTTCCTTTCATGGCCTGGCCTTGAATGTGGACATGGACCTGGCACCGTTCCAGCGGATCAACCCCTGTGGTTACACCGGTTTGGCCATGACCCAGTTGCGCGATCACGCAGTACCGATAGAATTTGCCGAGGTAAGTGCCCGGCTGCGCGCGCAGCTCGTCAAACACCTCGACTATGCTGAGCAGACGACCCTGACGGGCGGAATCGACTGA
- the lipA gene encoding lipoyl synthase produces the protein MIPTLDITERPAPAPRAKVEAGVKLRGAEKVARIPVKIIPTTELPKKPDWIRVRIPVSPEVDRIKALLRKHKLHSVCEEASCPNLGECFSGGTATFMIMGDICTRRCPFCDVGHGRPKPLDVNEPESLAIAIADLGLKYVVITSVDRDDLRDGGAQHFADCIREIRKLSPNVMLETLVPDYRGRMDVALQITAAEPPDVFNHNLETVPRLYKAARPGSDYQWSLTLLQKFKQMMPHIPTKSGLMLGLGETDEEVIEVMQRMREHDIDMLTLGQYLQPSRSHLPVQRFVHPDTFAWFAEEGYKMGFKNVASGPLVRSSYHADEQAKLVKASLVS, from the coding sequence ATGATCCCGACGCTGGACATCACCGAACGTCCGGCCCCGGCCCCGCGTGCCAAGGTTGAAGCCGGCGTCAAGCTGCGCGGCGCCGAAAAGGTTGCACGCATCCCGGTGAAGATCATTCCGACCACCGAGTTGCCGAAAAAGCCCGACTGGATTCGCGTGCGCATCCCGGTCTCGCCGGAAGTCGATCGGATCAAGGCGCTGCTGCGTAAACACAAGCTGCACAGCGTGTGCGAAGAGGCCTCCTGCCCGAACCTGGGCGAATGTTTCTCCGGCGGCACCGCGACCTTCATGATCATGGGTGACATCTGCACCCGCCGTTGCCCGTTTTGCGACGTTGGCCACGGCCGGCCGAAACCACTCGACGTCAACGAGCCGGAAAGCCTGGCCATTGCCATTGCCGACCTGGGTCTAAAGTACGTGGTGATCACCTCGGTGGACCGCGATGATCTGCGTGATGGCGGTGCCCAACACTTCGCTGACTGCATCCGCGAAATCCGCAAGCTGTCGCCGAACGTGATGCTCGAAACCCTGGTTCCGGATTACCGCGGCCGGATGGACGTTGCCTTGCAAATCACCGCTGCCGAGCCGCCAGATGTGTTCAACCACAACCTGGAAACCGTGCCGCGTCTGTACAAGGCTGCACGTCCGGGTTCGGACTACCAGTGGTCGCTGACCCTGCTGCAGAAATTCAAGCAAATGATGCCGCACATCCCGACCAAATCCGGTCTGATGCTGGGCCTGGGCGAAACCGACGAGGAAGTCATTGAAGTCATGCAGCGCATGCGCGAGCACGACATCGACATGCTGACTCTTGGCCAGTATCTGCAACCGTCCCGCAGTCACTTGCCGGTGCAGCGTTTTGTGCACCCGGACACCTTCGCCTGGTTTGCCGAGGAAGGTTACAAGATGGGCTTCAAGAACGTGGCGTCGGGCCCCTTGGTACGTTCCTCGTACCACGCCGACGAACAGGCGAAACTGGTCAAGGCTAGCCTGGTTTCCTGA
- a CDS encoding S66 peptidase family protein produces MTAAVPALRAEGTIALIAPAGPAALDVEKAGQWMRARGYDLRIYPGVYERDGYLAGSDKVRLNDLHKAFANPEIDAIFCLRGGYGTPRLLDSLDFELLRANPKPFVGYSDITALHLAISRYAGFVTFHGPMLNADLLGDKQQPTESSLLSLLRGQLNAGSELTHPVAYPLTTIEPGIASGRLLGGNLSMIAAVMGTPYEIDAEGIILLIEDVNEPIYRIDRLLTHLRLAGKLAQVAGVLVGDVAGVDSVALERLLKQTFEPLCIPVLSGWRSGHCDPNLTLPMGAWVRLDAGEQQLVLEQDVVFRP; encoded by the coding sequence ATGACCGCTGCCGTACCTGCCCTTCGCGCCGAAGGCACCATCGCCCTGATCGCCCCCGCCGGCCCCGCCGCACTGGATGTTGAAAAAGCTGGTCAATGGATGCGCGCCCGCGGCTACGATCTGCGCATCTACCCGGGTGTTTATGAGCGCGACGGCTACCTTGCTGGCAGCGATAAAGTCCGCCTCAACGACCTCCACAAAGCCTTCGCCAACCCTGAAATCGATGCCATTTTCTGTCTGCGCGGTGGTTACGGCACACCCCGCCTGCTTGATAGCCTGGATTTCGAACTGCTGCGCGCCAATCCCAAGCCATTTGTAGGCTACAGCGACATCACGGCGCTACACCTGGCAATCAGCCGCTACGCGGGTTTCGTGACCTTCCACGGACCGATGCTCAATGCCGATCTGCTGGGCGACAAACAACAGCCTACCGAGTCCTCACTGCTCAGCCTGCTGCGCGGCCAGTTGAACGCCGGCAGTGAGTTGACGCACCCGGTGGCCTACCCGTTGACCACGATCGAACCAGGCATCGCCAGCGGACGCTTGCTGGGCGGCAACCTGTCGATGATCGCGGCGGTCATGGGCACGCCTTACGAAATTGACGCAGAAGGCATCATCCTGCTGATCGAAGACGTCAACGAACCGATCTATCGCATTGACCGCTTGCTGACGCACCTGCGTTTGGCGGGCAAGCTGGCTCAGGTCGCCGGTGTGCTGGTCGGGGACGTGGCAGGTGTGGACAGTGTCGCGCTGGAGCGCCTGCTCAAGCAGACCTTTGAACCGTTGTGCATTCCGGTGCTGTCCGGCTGGCGCAGCGGGCATTGCGATCCGAACCTGACGCTGCCGATGGGCGCATGGGTGAGGTTGGATGCGGGGGAGCAGCAGCTGGTGTTGGAGCAGGATGTCGTGTTCAGGCCTTGA
- a CDS encoding lytic murein transglycosylase has translation MPSSLSRRWHLRQLIAASSLILLVACAEKPTAADAQPLPTLQTAPVTAPAVVAPLAVTNLDIQPTQTFAEWQAGFRVEALKAGITPAVFDSAFANVSPDMAVIRADRSQPEFSRPVWEYLDGALSPVRVRNGKILLIRHAAILQSIEQRYGVDRQMLVSVWGMESNFGQFQGNNSVIRSLATLAYEGRRPAFAQAQLLAALQIIQHGDIPAEQMRGSWAGAMGQTQFIPTTYNTHAVDFDGDGRRDIWNSSADALASTAHYLQSSGWQKGQPWGFEVQQLPLSFDYALADGVVRKPVGEWLKLGLQVPAGASVPPNVEHLSAALLLPAGHRGPAFLVLDNFRAILKYNNSSSYALAVALLSERFGSGGVISGDWPKDERPLSRSQRIDLQTALSANGYDAGNPDGIIGANTRKAIRAAQQALGWPADGYPTVKLLESLQNR, from the coding sequence ATGCCCTCTAGTCTTTCCCGTCGTTGGCACCTTCGCCAACTGATCGCTGCCTCCAGCCTCATTCTGTTAGTCGCCTGCGCCGAAAAACCTACCGCCGCGGACGCTCAACCCCTGCCCACGCTCCAGACCGCGCCGGTCACCGCTCCCGCCGTGGTTGCGCCCCTGGCCGTGACCAACCTGGATATCCAGCCTACCCAGACCTTCGCCGAATGGCAGGCCGGGTTTCGCGTCGAAGCGTTGAAGGCCGGGATCACACCCGCCGTGTTCGATAGTGCATTCGCCAATGTCAGCCCTGACATGGCGGTGATTCGCGCCGACCGCAGCCAACCGGAGTTTTCCCGCCCGGTGTGGGAATACCTCGACGGCGCGCTGTCGCCGGTGCGCGTGCGCAATGGCAAAATCCTGCTGATCAGGCATGCCGCTATCCTGCAAAGCATCGAGCAACGTTACGGCGTTGATCGGCAAATGCTGGTCTCGGTGTGGGGCATGGAAAGCAACTTCGGCCAGTTCCAGGGCAACAATTCGGTGATCCGTTCGCTGGCGACGCTGGCCTATGAGGGCCGCCGCCCGGCGTTCGCCCAGGCGCAGCTACTGGCCGCGCTGCAAATCATCCAGCACGGTGACATTCCAGCCGAGCAGATGCGCGGCTCGTGGGCCGGGGCGATGGGTCAGACCCAGTTCATCCCGACCACCTACAACACCCACGCGGTGGATTTCGACGGCGACGGTCGCCGCGATATCTGGAACAGCTCCGCCGATGCCCTCGCCTCGACTGCGCACTACCTGCAAAGCTCCGGCTGGCAGAAAGGCCAGCCCTGGGGCTTTGAGGTGCAGCAACTACCGCTGAGCTTTGACTACGCCCTGGCCGATGGCGTGGTGCGCAAACCGGTGGGCGAATGGCTGAAGCTCGGCCTGCAGGTGCCGGCCGGCGCCAGCGTCCCGCCGAACGTCGAACACCTGTCCGCTGCCTTACTGCTGCCCGCCGGCCATCGAGGCCCGGCCTTCCTGGTACTGGATAACTTTCGGGCGATTCTCAAGTACAACAATTCGTCATCCTACGCTTTGGCCGTAGCCTTGTTGTCGGAACGGTTCGGCAGTGGCGGTGTGATTAGTGGCGATTGGCCAAAAGATGAGCGGCCGCTGAGTCGTTCACAGCGTATCGACCTGCAGACGGCATTGAGTGCCAACGGTTATGACGCGGGCAACCCGGACGGGATTATCGGCGCCAACACACGCAAAGCGATACGTGCCGCGCAACAGGCGCTGGGCTGGCCGGCAGATGGGTATCCGACAGTGAAGTTGTTGGAGTCGCTGCAAAACCGCTAG
- the arfA gene encoding alternative ribosome rescue factor ArfA: MSKKPSKHGPNKAKSIIAQPLFRSRQERAGKGKGSYRREAFQSNSWEASYFLAA; the protein is encoded by the coding sequence ATGAGCAAAAAGCCATCCAAGCATGGCCCCAACAAGGCCAAATCGATTATCGCCCAGCCATTGTTCCGCAGCCGCCAGGAACGCGCCGGCAAGGGCAAAGGCAGCTACCGCCGCGAAGCCTTCCAGTCTAATAGCTGGGAGGCTTCTTACTTTCTGGCTGCCTGA
- the holA gene encoding DNA polymerase III subunit delta yields the protein MKLAPAQLAKHLQGGLAPVYIVSGDDPLLCQEAADAIRQAARQQGFDERQVFSADASFDWGTLLQAGASMSLFAERRLLELRLPSGKPGDKGAAALMEYCARPAEDTLLLISLPKLDGSAQKTKWGKALVEGPHTQFIQIWPVDSNQLPQWIRQRLSQSGLTASQDAVELIAARVEGNLLAAAQEIEKLKLMAEGGQITVETVQAAVADSARFDVFGLVDAILNGEAAHALRMLEGLRGEGVEPPVILWALARELRLLANIALQYSQGTPLDKAFSQARPPVWDKRKPLMSKALQRHSAQRWAQLLLEAQRIDAQIKGQAPGSPWMSLSRLSLLMSGQRLALPAE from the coding sequence ATGAAACTCGCCCCCGCTCAACTCGCCAAGCACCTGCAAGGTGGCCTCGCGCCCGTCTACATTGTCAGCGGTGATGATCCGCTGTTGTGTCAGGAGGCCGCCGACGCCATTCGCCAGGCCGCTCGCCAGCAAGGTTTCGATGAACGCCAGGTGTTCAGCGCCGACGCCAGTTTCGACTGGGGGACGCTGCTGCAAGCCGGGGCGAGCATGTCACTGTTTGCCGAGAGGCGCCTGCTGGAACTCCGTCTGCCTTCGGGCAAGCCCGGTGACAAAGGTGCCGCGGCATTGATGGAATACTGCGCGCGTCCAGCCGAAGACACACTGCTGCTGATCAGCCTGCCCAAACTCGATGGCAGCGCGCAGAAAACCAAATGGGGCAAGGCCCTGGTGGAAGGGCCGCACACCCAGTTCATTCAGATCTGGCCGGTAGACAGCAACCAGTTGCCGCAGTGGATTCGTCAGCGCCTGTCGCAATCCGGGCTCACCGCAAGCCAGGACGCAGTGGAGCTGATCGCCGCCCGCGTCGAGGGCAACCTGCTGGCCGCCGCCCAGGAAATCGAAAAGCTCAAGCTGATGGCCGAAGGTGGGCAGATCACCGTCGAAACCGTCCAAGCGGCCGTGGCCGACAGCGCACGCTTTGACGTATTCGGCCTGGTGGACGCCATCCTCAATGGCGAAGCCGCCCACGCCCTGCGCATGCTCGAAGGGCTACGCGGCGAAGGGGTGGAACCGCCGGTGATTCTCTGGGCCCTGGCTCGAGAGCTGCGTCTGCTGGCCAATATTGCCCTGCAATACAGTCAGGGCACGCCGCTGGACAAGGCCTTCAGCCAGGCTCGACCGCCGGTGTGGGACAAACGCAAACCGCTGATGAGCAAGGCTCTGCAACGCCACTCGGCACAACGCTGGGCGCAATTGTTGCTGGAAGCCCAGCGGATTGACGCGCAGATCAAGGGACAGGCGCCGGGTTCGCCGTGGATGAGCTTGAGTCGCTTGTCGCTGTTGATGTCCGGCCAGCGCCTGGCACTCCCCGCCGAATAA
- the lptE gene encoding LPS assembly lipoprotein LptE, with translation MIKRNLLVMGLAVLLSACGFQLRGTGSTELALKELDVSARNAYGETVTQLRQVLENSGVNVYTGAPYKLVLVNEKETQRNLSYASAGRASDLELSTELDFEIRGHNQVMLLSDKLQVQKVISRDGNNVVGTDSESTQVRSEIRRELVQRMVLRLQLLSPAQLDALQQTADAKAQAEADALKAAQEYENSVPKQSPVEVPVE, from the coding sequence ATGATCAAACGCAACTTGCTGGTGATGGGTCTTGCTGTTTTGCTGAGCGCTTGCGGCTTCCAGCTACGCGGCACCGGCAGCACTGAACTGGCGCTCAAGGAACTGGACGTCAGCGCTCGCAACGCCTACGGCGAGACCGTGACTCAACTGCGTCAGGTTCTGGAAAACAGCGGCGTCAACGTCTATACCGGCGCGCCTTACAAGCTGGTTCTGGTCAACGAGAAAGAAACTCAGCGTAACCTCAGCTACGCCAGCGCCGGTCGCGCGTCGGACCTCGAACTGAGTACCGAACTCGATTTCGAAATCCGCGGTCATAATCAAGTGATGCTGCTCAGCGACAAACTGCAAGTGCAGAAAGTCATCAGCCGCGATGGCAATAACGTGGTCGGCACCGACTCGGAAAGCACCCAGGTACGCAGTGAAATACGCCGTGAGCTGGTGCAGCGCATGGTCCTGCGCCTGCAACTGCTGAGCCCAGCCCAATTGGATGCCCTGCAGCAAACCGCCGACGCCAAGGCCCAGGCCGAAGCCGATGCGCTGAAAGCGGCGCAAGAGTATGAAAACAGTGTGCCAAAACAATCGCCTGTTGAAGTACCTGTCGAGTAA
- the leuS gene encoding leucine--tRNA ligase translates to MHEQYQPREIENAAQSFWDEQKSFEVSEQPGKETFYCLSMFPYPSGKLHMGHVRNYTIGDVISRYQRMQGKNVLQPMGWDAFGMPAENAAMKNNVAPAKWTYENIAYMKTQLRSLGLAVDWSREVTTCKPDYYRWEQWLFTRLFEKGVIYRKNGTVNWDPVDQTVLANEQVIDGRGWRSGALIEKREIPMYYFKITAYADELLSSLDDLPGWPEQVKTMQRNWIGKSRGMEVQFPYNVDSIGETGTLKVFTTRPDTLMGATYVAVAAEHPLATLAAQNDPGLQAFIAECKGGSVAEADVATQEKKGLPTSLFVEHPLTGEKLPVWVANYVLMHYGDGAVMAVPAHDERDFEFATKYNLPIKSVIRTSAGDTNPAPWQEAYGEHGTLINSGEFDGLDFVGAFDAMEVALIKKNLGASRTQFRLRDWGISRQRYWGCPIPIIHCETCGDVPVPEDQLPVVLPEDVVPDGAGSPLARMPEFYACSCPKCGQPAKRETDTMDTFVESSWYYARYASPHYEGGLVEKSAADHWLPVDQYIGGIEHAILHLLYARFFHKLMRDEGLVSSNEPFKNLLTQGMVIAETYYRREANGAYTWFNPADVELERDSKAKVISARLKSDGLPVEIGGTEKMAKSKNNGVDPQSMIDQFGADTCRLFMMFASPPDMSAEWSDSGVEGSHRFLKRVWRLAHSHVSQGLPGKLDTASLSNEQKLIRRSTHLAIKQASQDVGQHHKFNTAIAQVMTLMNVLEKAPHATEQDRALIQEGLEAVTLLLAPITPHISHELWKQLGHDAAVIDADWPVADDSALVQDTLQLVIQVNGKLRGQIDMPASASREEVEAAARGNENVLRFTEGLTIRKVIVVPGKLVNIVAS, encoded by the coding sequence ATGCACGAACAATATCAGCCCCGTGAAATAGAAAATGCCGCCCAGTCGTTCTGGGACGAGCAAAAGTCCTTTGAAGTCAGTGAACAGCCAGGCAAGGAAACCTTCTATTGCCTGTCGATGTTCCCTTACCCCAGCGGCAAGCTACACATGGGGCACGTGCGTAACTACACCATCGGCGACGTGATTTCCCGCTACCAGCGCATGCAAGGCAAGAACGTCCTGCAACCCATGGGTTGGGACGCCTTCGGCATGCCGGCGGAAAACGCCGCGATGAAGAACAACGTCGCGCCCGCCAAGTGGACCTACGAAAACATCGCGTACATGAAGACCCAGTTGCGCAGCCTCGGCCTGGCGGTGGACTGGTCCCGTGAAGTGACGACCTGCAAGCCGGACTACTACCGCTGGGAGCAATGGCTGTTCACCCGCCTGTTCGAAAAAGGTGTGATCTACCGCAAGAACGGCACCGTGAACTGGGACCCGGTCGATCAGACCGTCCTGGCCAACGAACAAGTGATCGACGGTCGCGGCTGGCGTTCCGGCGCGCTGATCGAAAAGCGCGAAATCCCGATGTACTACTTCAAGATCACGGCTTACGCGGATGAACTCTTGTCGAGCCTCGACGACCTGCCGGGCTGGCCCGAGCAAGTCAAGACCATGCAACGCAACTGGATCGGCAAATCCCGTGGCATGGAAGTACAGTTCCCGTACAACGTCGATTCGATTGGCGAAACCGGCACCCTGAAGGTTTTTACCACCCGTCCAGACACCTTGATGGGCGCGACCTACGTCGCCGTGGCCGCTGAGCACCCGTTGGCAACCCTCGCCGCGCAGAACGACCCTGGGCTGCAAGCGTTCATCGCCGAATGCAAAGGCGGCAGCGTCGCCGAAGCCGACGTCGCCACCCAGGAGAAAAAGGGCCTGCCGACCTCGTTGTTCGTCGAACACCCGCTGACCGGTGAGAAGCTGCCAGTATGGGTCGCCAACTATGTGCTGATGCACTACGGCGATGGCGCGGTAATGGCCGTGCCTGCCCACGACGAGCGTGACTTCGAGTTTGCCACCAAGTACAACCTGCCGATCAAGTCCGTGATACGCACCAGCGCCGGTGATACCAACCCGGCGCCATGGCAAGAGGCCTACGGCGAGCACGGCACCTTGATCAACTCCGGCGAGTTCGACGGCCTGGACTTCGTGGGCGCTTTCGACGCCATGGAAGTGGCGCTGATCAAGAAGAACCTCGGTGCCTCGCGCACCCAGTTCCGCCTGCGCGACTGGGGCATCAGCCGCCAACGCTACTGGGGCTGCCCGATCCCGATCATCCACTGTGAAACCTGCGGTGACGTGCCGGTGCCGGAAGATCAATTGCCGGTGGTACTGCCTGAAGACGTAGTGCCGGATGGTGCCGGTTCGCCATTGGCGCGCATGCCCGAGTTCTACGCGTGCAGCTGCCCGAAATGCGGCCAGCCTGCCAAGCGTGAAACCGACACCATGGACACCTTCGTCGAGTCCTCGTGGTACTACGCCCGTTACGCCTCGCCGCACTATGAAGGCGGCCTGGTCGAGAAATCGGCGGCCGACCACTGGTTGCCGGTCGACCAGTATATCGGCGGGATCGAACACGCCATTCTTCACCTGCTCTACGCACGCTTCTTCCACAAGCTGATGCGCGACGAAGGCCTGGTGAGCTCCAACGAGCCCTTCAAGAACCTGCTGACCCAGGGCATGGTGATCGCCGAGACTTACTACCGTCGCGAAGCCAACGGCGCCTACACCTGGTTCAACCCCGCGGACGTCGAGCTGGAACGTGACAGCAAAGCCAAGGTCATTAGCGCCAGACTGAAATCCGACGGCCTGCCGGTGGAAATCGGCGGCACCGAGAAGATGGCCAAGTCGAAGAACAATGGTGTCGACCCACAGTCGATGATCGACCAGTTCGGCGCAGACACCTGCCGCCTGTTCATGATGTTCGCCTCGCCGCCCGACATGAGCGCGGAATGGTCCGACTCCGGCGTTGAGGGTTCGCACCGCTTCCTCAAACGTGTCTGGCGTCTCGCCCACAGCCATGTCAGCCAAGGCCTGCCGGGTAAACTGGACACGGCGTCCTTGAGCAACGAACAAAAGCTCATTCGCCGCAGCACCCACCTGGCTATCAAGCAAGCCAGCCAGGACGTGGGCCAGCACCACAAGTTCAACACCGCCATTGCTCAGGTGATGACGTTGATGAACGTGCTGGAAAAAGCGCCGCACGCCACCGAACAGGATCGCGCCCTGATTCAGGAAGGCCTGGAAGCCGTCACCTTGCTGCTGGCACCGATCACGCCGCACATCAGCCATGAACTGTGGAAGCAGTTGGGCCACGACGCTGCCGTGATCGACGCCGACTGGCCGGTGGCGGATGACAGCGCCCTGGTCCAGGACACCCTGCAACTGGTGATCCAGGTCAACGGCAAACTGCGCGGCCAGATCGATATGCCCGCCAGCGCCAGCCGTGAAGAAGTCGAAGCTGCCGCCCGCGGCAACGAGAATGTGCTGCGTTTTACCGAAGGCCTGACGATCCGCAAAGTGATCGTGGTGCCCGGCAAACTGGTCAATATCGTCGCTAGCTAA
- a CDS encoding YdcF family protein, whose translation MPIRYFIKQLLLPPGILLLLLAFAWWFRRSRPRLAAVCFALGLGGMWLMSLPVVVQWGAKALETEPPLVPDEWASLAQRADAIVVLGSGRERGDPAWGADQPTGIGLERQRYAARLAKASGLPVLTTGGLHYGTPPSEAEMMAVSMRDDFGVNVRWKEERSRTTWENAQLSAQILLPEGIKRVVVVTQAWHMPRAVWSFEKAGFTVVPAPVGFLGADNARPLGGWLPEFKSVWQSGQLLNEAVGQVGYRVFYR comes from the coding sequence ATGCCTATTCGCTATTTCATTAAACAATTGCTCTTGCCGCCCGGCATTTTGTTGCTATTGCTGGCATTTGCCTGGTGGTTTCGTCGCAGTCGCCCGCGTCTGGCGGCGGTGTGCTTTGCCCTGGGGTTGGGCGGGATGTGGCTGATGAGCCTGCCGGTGGTGGTGCAATGGGGCGCAAAGGCCCTGGAGACCGAGCCGCCGCTGGTCCCCGATGAATGGGCGAGCCTGGCACAGCGGGCCGATGCCATTGTGGTGTTGGGTTCGGGACGGGAGCGGGGCGATCCGGCGTGGGGCGCCGATCAGCCCACCGGAATCGGCCTTGAGCGCCAGCGTTATGCTGCCAGATTGGCCAAAGCTTCGGGCTTGCCGGTGCTGACCACGGGTGGCCTGCACTACGGCACGCCGCCCAGCGAGGCAGAGATGATGGCGGTGTCGATGCGCGATGATTTTGGCGTCAACGTTCGCTGGAAAGAGGAGCGCAGCCGCACGACCTGGGAAAATGCGCAATTGAGCGCGCAAATCCTGCTGCCCGAGGGCATCAAGCGCGTGGTGGTCGTGACCCAGGCCTGGCACATGCCACGTGCGGTTTGGAGTTTTGAAAAGGCAGGATTCACCGTGGTACCGGCGCCCGTCGGATTTCTGGGAGCCGACAATGCGCGGCCGCTGGGCGGCTGGCTGCCAGAGTTCAAGTCGGTGTGGCAAAGCGGGCAGTTGCTCAACGAGGCGGTGGGGCAGGTGGGGTATCGGGTGTTTTACAGGTAA
- the lnt gene encoding apolipoprotein N-acyltransferase, whose protein sequence is MRRLTAPGWPGNLLAVVAGAITTLALAPFDIWPLALVAVGFFYAALRELTPRQALGRGWCFGFGLFGAGTSWIYYSIHHFGGASVLLAGLLMLAFTAAIALFFALPAWLWVRWLRRNEAPLADALAFAALWVGQEAFRGWFLTGFPWLYSGYSQLDGPLAGLAPLGGIWLISFALALTAALLCNLPRLLAARRNLFIGAGLLLLVAPWAVGLALKHHAWTSPVGAPLTVAAIQGNVEQSMKWDPDQLSAQLALYRDMSFASKRVDLLIWPETAVPVLKESVEGYLGMMGKFAADRDSALITGVPIRQELHQQKRYFNGITVVGEGDGTYLKQKLVPFGEYVPLQDMLRGLIAFFDLPMSDFARGPSDQALLQAKGYQIAPYICYEVVYPEFAASLAARSDLLLTISNDTWFGTSIGPLQHLQMAQMRALEAGRWMIRATNNGVTGLINPFGQITQQIPQFERGILYGEVVPMHNLTPYLQWRSWPLIILCLGLFGWALLAGRMAKTV, encoded by the coding sequence ATGCGCCGTCTGACTGCCCCCGGCTGGCCCGGTAATCTGCTGGCCGTGGTGGCCGGCGCCATCACCACCCTCGCGCTGGCGCCGTTCGATATCTGGCCGCTGGCGCTGGTGGCGGTCGGGTTCTTCTACGCCGCACTGCGTGAACTGACACCCCGCCAGGCCTTGGGCCGTGGCTGGTGTTTCGGTTTCGGCCTGTTTGGCGCCGGCACCAGTTGGATCTACTACAGCATCCATCATTTCGGCGGCGCGTCGGTATTGCTGGCCGGGCTGTTGATGTTGGCGTTCACCGCGGCAATTGCCCTGTTCTTTGCGCTTCCGGCCTGGCTCTGGGTCCGCTGGCTCCGGCGCAATGAGGCGCCGTTGGCCGATGCCTTGGCGTTTGCTGCATTGTGGGTGGGCCAGGAAGCGTTTCGCGGCTGGTTCCTCACCGGTTTCCCGTGGCTTTACTCCGGTTACAGCCAGCTTGACGGTCCTCTGGCCGGGTTGGCGCCGCTGGGTGGCATCTGGCTGATTTCCTTCGCCCTGGCACTGACCGCCGCGCTGCTGTGTAACTTGCCGCGCTTGCTGGCCGCCAGGCGTAACCTGTTTATCGGCGCTGGCCTACTGCTATTGGTCGCGCCGTGGGCGGTTGGCCTGGCGCTCAAACACCACGCCTGGACCAGCCCCGTCGGCGCGCCGCTGACAGTCGCGGCGATTCAGGGCAATGTCGAACAAAGCATGAAGTGGGACCCGGACCAACTCAGTGCGCAGCTGGCGCTGTACCGTGACATGAGCTTTGCCTCCAAGCGTGTCGACCTGCTGATCTGGCCGGAAACCGCAGTCCCGGTACTCAAGGAATCCGTCGAGGGCTACCTCGGGATGATGGGCAAGTTCGCCGCTGACCGGGATTCGGCGCTGATCACCGGGGTGCCGATTCGCCAGGAGCTGCACCAGCAGAAACGCTACTTCAATGGGATCACCGTGGTCGGCGAAGGCGATGGCACGTACCTGAAACAGAAGCTGGTGCCCTTCGGCGAATACGTGCCACTGCAAGATATGCTGCGCGGATTGATTGCCTTCTTTGACCTGCCCATGTCGGACTTCGCCCGCGGCCCGTCGGACCAGGCGCTGCTGCAGGCCAAGGGTTATCAGATTGCACCGTATATTTGTTACGAAGTGGTCTACCCCGAGTTCGCCGCCAGCCTCGCCGCTCGCAGCGATCTGCTGCTGACCATCAGCAACGACACGTGGTTCGGCACCTCCATCGGCCCCTTGCAGCATCTGCAAATGGCCCAGATGCGTGCCCTCGAGGCCGGCCGCTGGATGATCCGCGCGACGAACAACGGCGTCACCGGCCTGATCAACCCGTTTGGCCAGATCACCCAGCAGATCCCGCAATTCGAACGCGGCATCCTCTACGGTGAAGTCGTGCCAATGCACAACCTGACGCCGTACCTGCAATGGCGCTCATGGCCACTGATCATCCTGTGCCTGGGCCTGTTTGGCTGGGCGTTGCTGGCGGGCAGGATGGCAAAAACCGTCTAG